GGCCCTCAACCACTGCGTCCTGAGCGACCCGCGCCACGACTGGCAGGTCGAGAACCGCTCCCTCTACTACGCCCGCCTGTACATCGATCTCGACGGCGGCACCGAGGAGATCGAGCGGCACCTGTGGGACGCCGAGGACCGCCTCGACACCGACGAGTCGCGCACGGGCCTCGCGCTCTCGGTCCTGGGCCACCTCGCCTCGTACGGGCGTGACGACGCCCTCACGCTGCTGCGGCGCTACGCCGCGACCGGCACCAACTGGGCCTGGGCCCTCGACGAGCTGGCGCTGCGCGACGACGACGCCGGGCTGCGCTCACTCGCCGGGCCCGTGCTCGCCCGGTTCCCCGCCACCCCGCAGGGCGCGGCCGAGCTGGCCGCCGCCGTGCGGGACGCCTTCGAGCCCCGGCCCTGGCGGCTCTGGGCCGACGACCCGCGCGAAGCGGTCGGCGCCCGGGTGCGCGCCGCCGGCGAGCAGGGCTCCTTCGACCGGTGGCAGCGGCAGATGCGGCCCGCCGGGCCCCGGCCCGGCTGGAGCGTCCAGGCGGTGTTCGACTGGGCCCAGCAGGGACTCGAACGCGGCAGCGTGCTGCATGTGCCCGCCGCCCGCTGCCTGTCGGCCGTCGCCGGCACCGAGGACCGGCCGCGGATCGTCGAGGCGGCCCGGAGCGGCCCGGACGGCGCCCGCTGCGCCGCCCTGCACTACCTGGCCGAAGCCCGGGACCCCGTCGTGCTGGACCTGATCGAACAGGCCGCCGCGGACCCGTCCCCCACCGTGGCGGAAGCCGCCGTGGCGGCCTTCGAGCGCATGTGCGACGAGACGGCGGTCGACCGTGCGCGCCGGTGGGCCCGCCGGCCGGACGCCCTCGGCGTCTCGGCGGCAGGTGTGCTGGCCTGCCGGGGCACGGCCCAGGACGCCCCGCTCGTCCTCGCGGCCCTGCGCGAGGCCGTCCGGGGCGACGGCCCCGACGGCCGGAGCCTGTGGACCCTGGTCGACGGGGCGGGCCGCCTCGGCATCGCCTGCGCCGCACCGGTGCTGCGCCACGTCTACCGCGAGACCTCCTCCTCCCATCTGCGCGGCCGGACCGCCCGCGCGCTGGCCGCGACCGACCCCTCCTTCGCCACCGGCTTCGCCGTCGAGTGCCTCTGGGACTGCGAGGAGACCACCCGGGAGCTGGCCGCGCTCCACGCCGAGACCGGCGACATCCGGGTCGCCGAACGCCTGCGCAGGCTCGCCGCCGACCCGGCCGAGGAGGCCGAGGTGCAGACCGCGGTACGCAGCCGCATCGGCCCGGACGCGCAGACCGGCTGAGGGAGCCGGGAGCCGGGGCGCGGGACGGCTGAGGAGCCGGACGTGCGGGGCCGGTCCCCGCGCAGCGCCCCCGGGCGGTGGCCCGCCGCCCGGGAACGCCCCGCCGGTCCCGCTCCCCGGCCCGCTGCGGACGGGGGACGGCCGCGCGAGAATGGGGGGATGACCGGGCGCTGGGAGTTCTGGATCGACCGCGGCGGCACCTTCACGGACGTCGTGGGACGGGACCCGGACGGACGCCTGGTCACCCGCAAACTGCTCTCCCACGACCCCGGCCGGCACCGCGACGCGGCCGTCGAGGGGATCCGGCTGCTGCTCGGACTCGGCCCGGACGACCCGGTTCCCGCGCACCGGGTCGCGGGCGTCAGGATGGGCACCACGGTCGCCACCAACGCCCTGCTGGAACGGCGGGGCGAACCGACCGTCCTGGTCATCACCGAAGGTTTCCGGGACGCCCTGCGGATCGCGTACCAGAACCGCCCACGCCTCTTCGACCGCCGCATCGTGCTGCCCGAGGCCGTGTACGACCGGGTGATCGAGGTACCGGAACGCGTCGACGCCCACGGCCGGACGGTACGGCCCCTCGACCGCGGCACCCTCGTCCGGCGGCTGGGCGAGGCGAGGGCGGCCGGGTTCCGCAGCGCCGCGGTCGTCCTGATGCACGGCTACCGCCACCCCGCACACGAGAACGCCGTCGCCGAGGCCGCCCGGGAAGCCGGCTTCACCCAGGTCAGCTGCTCGCACGAGGTCAGCCCGCTGATCAGACTGGTACCGCGCGGCGACACCACGGTCGTCGACGCCTACCTCTCGCCCGTCCTGCGCCGCTACGTCGACGAGGTGGCCGCCGAACTGGGCGGGATCCGCCTGATGTTCATGCAGTCCAACGGCGGCCTGCGGGAGGCGGCCCACTTCCGCGGCAAGGACGCGGTGCTCTCCGGCCCGGCCGGCGGCGTCGTCGGCATGGCCCGTACGTCCGGACAGGCCGGCCACGACCGGGTCATCGGCTTCGACATGGGCGGCACCTCCACCGACGTGTCGCACTACGCCGGTGAGTTCGAGCGGGAACTCGGCACCCAGGTGGCCGGTGTGCGGATGAGCGCCCCCATGATGAGCATCCACACCGTCGCGGCGGGCGGCGGATCGGTCCTGCACTTCGACGGCCGGCGCTACCGGGTCGGTCCCGGATCGGCGGGCGCCGACCCGGGGCCCGCCTGCTACCGGCGGGGCGGCCCGCTCACCGTCACCGACGCCAACGTCATGCTCGGCCGGATCGACCCCGCCCACTTCCCGGCCGTCTTCGGCCCCCGGGGCGACCGGCGGCTCGACCCGGACGTCGTGCACGAGCGCTTCGAGGCCCTGGCCGCCGAGGTGGCCCGGGCCACGGGACGGCGGCAGGACCCCGCCGGGGTGGCCGCCGGCTTCCTGGAGATCGCCGTACAGAACATGGCCAACGCCATCAAGAAGATCTCCGTCCAGCGCGGCCGCGACGTCACCCGTTACGCCCTGGCCAGCTTCGGCGGGGCGGGCGGGCAGCACGCCTGCGCGGTCGCCGACGCGCTCGGGATCGGCACCGTCCTGGTACCGCCGCTGGCCGGTGTCCTGTCCGCGTACGGCATCGGCCTCGCCGACGTCACGGCCATGCGGGAGCAGTCCGTCGAGACCACGCTGGACGAGGCCGCCCGTACCCGCGTGGAGGAGACCGCCGAGCGGCTGGCGGAACGCACCCGCGCCGAGCTGCGGGCCGACCACGTCCCCGACAGCGCCGTCTCCACCCGCGCGCGGGTGCTGCTGCGCTACGCGGGGACGGACGCGGGCCTGCCCGTCCGGCTCGGCACCGTCGCCGCCATGACCGAGGAGTTCACCACCGCCCACCGGGCCCGTTACGGGTTCACCACGGACAGGCCCCTCGTCGCCGGGACCGTCACGGTGGAGGCGACGGGAAGGACGGGAGAACGCGGACACCGCCCGCCGGGCCCGCCCCCAGGCCGCCGGGGGACGGCGCCCGCGGCGGGGGCCGTCCGGATGTTCACCGGGGGGAGATGGCGGGAGGCCCGCCTCCACCGGCGCGCGGACCTGCTCCCCTCCGGCACCGTGGACGGCCCCGCGATCATCGCCGAGGACGACTCCACCACCGTCGTGGACCCGGGCTGGCGGGCCACCGCGGAACGCTCCGGGCACCTGGTACTCCACCGGGTGCGACCGCGCCCGGAACGCACCGCGGCCGGCACCCGGGCCGACCCCGTCATGCTGGAGGTGTTCGACAGCCTCTTCATGTCGATCGCCGAGCAGATGGGCGTACGCCTGGAGAACACCGCGCACTCCGTCAACATCAAGGAACGGCTGGACTTCTCCTGCGCGGTCTTCGACGCGGAGGGCGGCCTCGTCGCCAACGCCCCGCACATCCCGGTGCACCTCGGATCGATGGGGGAGTCCGTCAAGGAGGTGCTGCGGCGCAACGGGACCACCCTGCGGCCGGGCGACGTCTACGCCGTCAACGACCCGTACCACGGCGGTACCCACCTGCCCGACGTCACCGTCGTCACCCCCGTGTTCGACGGGCCCGACGACGGCGCCCGGCCCCCGCGGCCGCGCTTTTTCGTCGCGTCCCGCGGCCACCACGCGGAGATCGGCGGCATCACCCCCGGATCCATGCCCGCCTTCAGCCGGACCGCCGACGAGGAGGGCGTCCTGTTCGACAACTGGCTCCTGGTCCGCGACGGGCGGCTGCGCGAGGAGGAGACCCGCCGCCTGCTCACCACCGCGGCCCACCCCTCGCGCGATCCTGAGGCCAACCTCGCCGACCTGCGCGCGCAGATCGCCGCCAACGAGAAGGGCATCGCGGAACTCCGCGGGATCACCCGGCAGTTCGGCCGGGACGTCGTCCAGGCGTACATGGGCCACGTCCAGGACAACGCCGAGGAGTCCGTGCGCCGGATCGTCGCGGGGCTGCGCGACGGCTCCTGCCGCTACGAGACGGACAACGGCGCGTTCATCGAGGTCGCGGTCACCGTGGACCGCGAACGCCGGCAGGCCGTCATCGACTTCACCGGCACCTCCCCCCAGCAGCCCGGCAACTTCAACGCCCCGCGCTCCGTCGTCACGGCCGCCGTCCTCTACGTCTTCCGGACGCTCGTCACCGGCGACATCCCGCTCAACAGCGGCTGCCTGACCCCCCTGGACATACGCGTCCCGGAGGGATCGATGCTGGCCCCCGCCCCGCCGGCGGCGACCGTCGCGGGCAACGTGGAGACCTCCCAGGCGGTCACGGGCGCCCTGTACGCCGCGCTCGGGATACAGGCCGAGGGGTCCGGCACGATGAACAACCTGACCTTCGGCAACGACCGCGTCCAGTACTACGAGACCGTCGCGAGCGGATCGGGCGCCGGGGACGGATTCGACGGCGCCGACGCCGTCCAGACCCATATGACCAACTCCCGCCTCACCGACCCCGAGATCCTGGAGTGGCGCTGCCCCGTACGGGTCGAGAGCTTCACCGTGCGCGAGGGCAGCGGCGGCACGGGACGGTGGCACGGCGGAAGCGGTACCGAACGCCGCCTCCGCTTCCTCGAACCCGTCACCGTCACCCTGCTGTCGGGGCACCGCCGCGTGCCACCGTACGGAATGGCGGGCGGCGGGCCGGGAGAGCCGGGCGGGCAGCACATCGAGCGGGCCGGCACCGGGGACGTCGTCCCGCTGAAGGGCTGCGACAGCGCGGACCTGGACACCGGGGACCTGCTGGTGCTGCGGACGCCGGGCGGGGGCGGCTACGGGGCGGCCTGACGCACGGGCGCGCCGGAGCGGCCGGGGAGGGCGCCGCGTGCCCGCCGGGCGGCCGGTTCTGCGCCGTTTCGACCGTTGTCGGTGCGAGGACCTAATCTGTGCAGCGTGACTTCGCCTGCCGACACCCACACCGCTGCGCCGCAGCTCAGCGCGGGGCCGCGGCCCGCCCCGGGCCCCGCCGCCGACGAGGGGCTCTCGCGTCGGCTGCGCGCGCTCGCCTGCACCGCCCCGCTGCACGACCTCGACGCACGCAAGGCGAACCTGGCCGGCGAGTACACGGTCTACGCGATGGCGGAGGTCGCCCTCGCCGCGATCGACCTGGTCACCCTCAACATGGACTTCGACACGGGCGCGGACCACGACCAGATAGTGGCCAGACTCCTCCCCAGGGTCGGCGCCCAGGCCCCCGGCCGCCCCGCCACCGAACACGAGCGGGTCGCCCGCTGGGTCCTGGAGAACCTGATCAACGTCGGCAGCGTGGACCGGGGCTTCCGCGCGGTGTACGGCACCTTCGGCCCGGACGGCGTGTACGTCCGCCGGGACTACGACTTCAAACTCGTCGAGGAGGTACCGGGCCCCGACGGCGCCGTCTACCTCCGGGCCACCGACGAAGCGGTCAACGTCCTGGTCGGCGCCCTGGACACCGATGTCACCAGCGCGCAGATCGCCGCCGAGGTGAAACTGGAGGTCCTCATCAGCCGGGGCCGCCTCGCCGACGCCCAGCTCGCCGCCGAACAGGCCCGCTACCGCACCGTGCAGTACGCGGAGACCCTCCGCCGGACCCTGGAGGCGACCCGGCGCAACGTCCGCGCCGTCGACTGGCTCAACGCCGTCCCCGACATGATCGCCGAAGCCCTCGACCACGTCGCCGACCGCTACCGCCACGAGAACGCCATCCTCACCAACATCCGCAAGGCCAGGGACGAGGCCGAGGACCCCGAGCACAAACGGCGCGCCGCCGAGCTCGTCGACATCGTCAAGGACTGCATCCGCCGCCACACCCAGCTCCAGTCCCGGCTGCTGGAGGCCGGGCCGCTCTTCCGCGCCGAACAGGACCGGCAGGCCTTCGCCGCCCCCGCCTCCCGCCTGGGACTCGACCTCTACGGCCAGCTCGTCGCCCCCCTGCTGCCGCTCCCCGTCGAAGAGGCGTCCCGGGTCACCGACGCCTTTTTCACCCACGGCACCGGACTGCGCACCCCGGTCTCCGTCCGCGTCGGCGACCTCGTCGACCTGCTGCTCACCCCGCCCGTCGAACGGGAGCACCTCGGCGCGGAGATGCCCGAACCCGACCTCGTGGCCACCCCCGACGACAGCCGGTTCAGCGAGGAGCAGCTCGCGCACGCCCTGGACCTGCTCGACCTGGAGCACGACGCCCCCCGCCGGCTCTCCGGCCTGCTGGCCGAGGCCCGGCTCCACGACCCCGACCTGCCCTATCTGGTCGCCCTGCTCGCCGTCCACGCGGCGAGCCCCCCGGTCGGCACCGCCTACCGCCAGGGAGAACGCAGACTGCTCTTCGCGGTCGACGACGGAATCCCGCTGGAGGACCCGGAGTTCGGCGGGGCCGACCTGATAGTGGGCACCGCCCTGCTGGACGCCGCGGGCATGGCCGCGGACCGCAAGGACGCCTCGTGAGCGTCCGCCCGGCCGGCCCCCGCCTCCGCCCCACGAGCGCAGCCACCCGTACCGAGGAGCCCCCGCAGTGACCGAGCAGTACGCCGAACCCGCCGACGCGTGGGCGGACCCGCAGCCCGGGTACACGGCGGACCCCGCCCCGGCGGCGGCCCCCGCCGGGGCCACCCCCGCCGACGCGGCCGACGCGGCCCGGCTCGTCTCCTTCGGACTCCAGCCCAGACTGGTGCCCGCCCGGGACGCCGAATACGCCGAACTGCTGCGCCGCTACCGCGAGGAACCGGCGTTCGCCCGGCTCGCCGACGCCGTCGCCACCGGACTCGGACTCGTCGTCCTGGAGGTCTCCGCCCGCGCCGGTATGGCGGTGACCGCCGCGGAGGACTCCGTGTTCGCCGTACGCATGGGCGACTACGCCCGGCGCGCCTCCTCCGACACCGCCGACCGCTTCCTGCACGGACTGGCCCACCTCGCCGTCGCCGCCATGGCCTTCCCCCGGCCCGAGGACCTCGCCGACGACGCCTACATCGGGCGGATCACGGTCAACGGCGTCGACGCCTTCGTCCGCCAGGCGTGCCGCCGACTGGAGGAGCGCGCCGAACAGCGGGGCGACAACACCGACCCCGCCTCCGACGCCCCGGGGCTGGAGTCGGGCTGGCGCGTCTACGCCCGCCGCAGCGCCACCGGAGCCACCAAGGACGCCCGGCGGCTCGCGGGGTCGACCACCGGCA
This DNA window, taken from Streptomyces nitrosporeus, encodes the following:
- a CDS encoding HEAT repeat domain-containing protein; this encodes MFDPFIAPSGTLLGLLQRGRGDGTLHALAAPRTEALAALNHCVLSDPRHDWQVENRSLYYARLYIDLDGGTEEIERHLWDAEDRLDTDESRTGLALSVLGHLASYGRDDALTLLRRYAATGTNWAWALDELALRDDDAGLRSLAGPVLARFPATPQGAAELAAAVRDAFEPRPWRLWADDPREAVGARVRAAGEQGSFDRWQRQMRPAGPRPGWSVQAVFDWAQQGLERGSVLHVPAARCLSAVAGTEDRPRIVEAARSGPDGARCAALHYLAEARDPVVLDLIEQAAADPSPTVAEAAVAAFERMCDETAVDRARRWARRPDALGVSAAGVLACRGTAQDAPLVLAALREAVRGDGPDGRSLWTLVDGAGRLGIACAAPVLRHVYRETSSSHLRGRTARALAATDPSFATGFAVECLWDCEETTRELAALHAETGDIRVAERLRRLAADPAEEAEVQTAVRSRIGPDAQTG
- a CDS encoding hydantoinase B/oxoprolinase family protein produces the protein MTGRWEFWIDRGGTFTDVVGRDPDGRLVTRKLLSHDPGRHRDAAVEGIRLLLGLGPDDPVPAHRVAGVRMGTTVATNALLERRGEPTVLVITEGFRDALRIAYQNRPRLFDRRIVLPEAVYDRVIEVPERVDAHGRTVRPLDRGTLVRRLGEARAAGFRSAAVVLMHGYRHPAHENAVAEAAREAGFTQVSCSHEVSPLIRLVPRGDTTVVDAYLSPVLRRYVDEVAAELGGIRLMFMQSNGGLREAAHFRGKDAVLSGPAGGVVGMARTSGQAGHDRVIGFDMGGTSTDVSHYAGEFERELGTQVAGVRMSAPMMSIHTVAAGGGSVLHFDGRRYRVGPGSAGADPGPACYRRGGPLTVTDANVMLGRIDPAHFPAVFGPRGDRRLDPDVVHERFEALAAEVARATGRRQDPAGVAAGFLEIAVQNMANAIKKISVQRGRDVTRYALASFGGAGGQHACAVADALGIGTVLVPPLAGVLSAYGIGLADVTAMREQSVETTLDEAARTRVEETAERLAERTRAELRADHVPDSAVSTRARVLLRYAGTDAGLPVRLGTVAAMTEEFTTAHRARYGFTTDRPLVAGTVTVEATGRTGERGHRPPGPPPGRRGTAPAAGAVRMFTGGRWREARLHRRADLLPSGTVDGPAIIAEDDSTTVVDPGWRATAERSGHLVLHRVRPRPERTAAGTRADPVMLEVFDSLFMSIAEQMGVRLENTAHSVNIKERLDFSCAVFDAEGGLVANAPHIPVHLGSMGESVKEVLRRNGTTLRPGDVYAVNDPYHGGTHLPDVTVVTPVFDGPDDGARPPRPRFFVASRGHHAEIGGITPGSMPAFSRTADEEGVLFDNWLLVRDGRLREEETRRLLTTAAHPSRDPEANLADLRAQIAANEKGIAELRGITRQFGRDVVQAYMGHVQDNAEESVRRIVAGLRDGSCRYETDNGAFIEVAVTVDRERRQAVIDFTGTSPQQPGNFNAPRSVVTAAVLYVFRTLVTGDIPLNSGCLTPLDIRVPEGSMLAPAPPAATVAGNVETSQAVTGALYAALGIQAEGSGTMNNLTFGNDRVQYYETVASGSGAGDGFDGADAVQTHMTNSRLTDPEILEWRCPVRVESFTVREGSGGTGRWHGGSGTERRLRFLEPVTVTLLSGHRRVPPYGMAGGGPGEPGGQHIERAGTGDVVPLKGCDSADLDTGDLLVLRTPGGGGYGAA